Proteins from a single region of Flavobacterium sp. K5-23:
- a CDS encoding GTP cyclohydrolase produces MITIKEAKTKSELTEYIKFPFSLYKNNEFWVPPIIADELESFDKTKNPAFENAEAYFYIAYKGNEIAGRIAAIINWSEVNDQQKKKVRFGWFDVIDDIEVTQALLEKVYELGKKNNLEHVEGPMGFSNLDKVGVLTEGFDQLGTMITWYNHPYYATHFEKLGYVPEKEYLENKFPFENVKLEFFDKAQELIKRRYQLKSLNFKKTKDVMPYVDKMFDLFNASYASLSSFVAISDSQKEYFKKKYISFINPEYIKFVEDKDGRLVAFAIVMPSFSKALQKAKGKLFPFGFYHLLNARKNSKEVTFYLIGVHPEYQNKGVHAILFKEMHTTFTEKGIDTCIRTPELADNTAIHLLWKNFDPKIYCRRKTFRKEL; encoded by the coding sequence ATGATTACAATTAAAGAAGCAAAAACGAAAAGTGAATTAACCGAATATATAAAATTCCCTTTTTCACTATATAAAAACAACGAATTCTGGGTACCACCCATTATTGCCGATGAACTGGAATCTTTTGATAAAACAAAAAATCCTGCATTCGAAAATGCCGAAGCTTACTTTTACATCGCCTATAAAGGGAATGAAATCGCAGGTAGAATTGCGGCAATTATCAACTGGAGCGAGGTAAACGACCAACAGAAAAAGAAAGTGCGTTTTGGATGGTTTGATGTCATAGACGACATTGAAGTTACTCAGGCTTTACTTGAAAAAGTGTATGAATTGGGTAAAAAAAACAATCTGGAACATGTTGAAGGACCAATGGGTTTTTCAAATTTAGACAAAGTAGGCGTGCTAACTGAAGGTTTTGACCAATTAGGAACGATGATTACCTGGTACAATCACCCTTATTACGCTACACATTTTGAGAAATTAGGCTATGTTCCTGAAAAAGAATACCTAGAAAACAAATTTCCATTCGAAAATGTAAAATTAGAATTCTTTGACAAAGCACAGGAATTAATCAAAAGAAGATACCAACTTAAGTCTTTAAACTTTAAAAAGACTAAGGATGTTATGCCTTATGTAGACAAAATGTTTGATTTATTTAATGCTTCTTACGCTAGTTTATCTTCATTTGTAGCTATTTCTGATTCTCAAAAAGAATATTTCAAGAAAAAATACATCAGCTTTATCAATCCAGAATACATCAAGTTCGTAGAAGACAAGGATGGAAGGCTGGTAGCGTTTGCCATTGTTATGCCTAGTTTTTCAAAAGCTTTACAAAAAGCCAAAGGAAAACTTTTCCCTTTTGGTTTTTATCATTTATTAAATGCGAGAAAGAACAGTAAAGAAGTGACTTTCTACTTAATTGGGGTTCATCCAGAATACCAAAACAAGGGAGTGCACGCTATACTTTTCAAAGAAATGCACACTACTTTTACCGAAAAAGGAATTGATACCTGCATTAGAACTCCGGAACTAGCTGATAATACTGCTATTCATTTATTATGGAAAAATTTTGACCCAAAAATATATTGCCGTAGAAAAACATTTCGCAAGGAACTTTAA
- a CDS encoding transporter, whose protein sequence is MFKIKISLIIAILMIPSLHYGQHTDQINSNRPGETMSAFSVGKSVFQVETGIYGIKEKHSLLNYETNGFGVDMTLRWGLFMEKLELIADLQYQNQVYTSNLSSLNRADFKQTVLGAKYLIYDPFKNYEKKVNIYSWKANQKFNWHQLIPAVSVFAGANFSFSDNPFHFSKEASISPKVMLITQNHLGDGRWVFVTNIIADYISTEFPSYGYVLTMTRGFNNKWSGFVENQGFKSDFYSDAIIRGGAAYLINKDMQIDASISTSLKDTPSILYGGVGFSWRYDANYKEVRTSIDTGDSDKKAKRRAKKTKKG, encoded by the coding sequence ATGTTCAAAATAAAAATTTCGCTTATAATTGCAATATTAATGATTCCAAGTCTTCATTATGGACAACATACTGATCAAATCAATTCGAATAGACCAGGCGAAACCATGTCTGCATTTTCTGTTGGAAAATCCGTATTCCAGGTAGAAACGGGAATTTACGGCATCAAGGAAAAACACAGTTTATTAAATTATGAAACAAATGGTTTTGGGGTTGACATGACCCTAAGATGGGGATTGTTTATGGAAAAACTGGAATTAATAGCCGACTTACAATATCAAAATCAAGTTTATACATCCAACTTAAGTTCACTTAACAGAGCCGATTTTAAACAAACCGTTTTAGGAGCAAAGTACCTTATATATGACCCTTTCAAAAATTACGAGAAAAAAGTAAATATCTACAGTTGGAAAGCCAATCAAAAATTCAATTGGCATCAATTAATACCTGCAGTTTCTGTATTTGCAGGAGCAAACTTTTCTTTTTCTGACAATCCGTTTCATTTTTCTAAAGAAGCAAGCATCTCCCCAAAAGTGATGTTGATTACCCAAAACCATTTGGGTGACGGAAGATGGGTTTTTGTAACTAATATTATTGCTGATTATATCTCGACTGAATTCCCAAGCTATGGTTACGTTCTTACTATGACAAGAGGATTTAACAATAAATGGTCTGGATTTGTTGAAAACCAAGGATTCAAAAGTGATTTTTACAGTGATGCCATTATTCGTGGTGGAGCAGCGTATCTAATTAACAAAGACATGCAAATTGATGCTTCCATAAGCACAAGTTTAAAAGACACTCCTTCAATCCTTTATGGAGGTGTTGGATTCTCATGGCGATATGATGCTAATTACAAAGAAGTCAGAACTAGCATTGATACCGGAGATTCTGACAAGAAAGCGAAGAGAAGAGCGAAGAAAACTAAAAAAGGATAG
- a CDS encoding DUF4834 family protein — protein MQTASFSGFMKTLFYIISFYYIFRFLAKLFLPLIVKKVVEKASTNFQQQQQQHTQDTSWKKSVNNDEIIYNTANSKNPRETKKVGDYVDYEEID, from the coding sequence ATGCAAACTGCCTCTTTTTCGGGTTTTATGAAAACACTTTTTTATATTATATCATTCTATTATATTTTCAGGTTTCTGGCTAAATTGTTCCTGCCTTTAATAGTAAAGAAAGTAGTGGAAAAAGCAAGCACGAATTTTCAGCAACAGCAACAACAGCATACACAAGATACTTCATGGAAGAAATCAGTGAATAATGACGAGATTATTTATAATACTGCCAATTCCAAAAATCCTCGCGAAACCAAAAAAGTAGGGGATTACGTAGATTATGAAGAAATAGACTAA
- a CDS encoding YfhO family protein, which yields MKIINKFYPHALAIFGFVLISLIYFYPVLQGKQIFQSDIAQYTGMAKEQNDFRASDHTEPYWTNSAFGGMPTYQLGAKYPHDYIGMLDDALRFLPRPADYLFLYFLGFYGLLLVLKIDPLKAFFGALAFGFSTYLIIILGVGHNAKAHAIAYMPLVIAGVILVFQKRYILGGLLTLFASALEINANHFQMTYYLLIFLLILAGYFIYLEIKNKEYKSLLNTFGVFAVAGIFAIGSNATNLLATAEYTDFSTRGKNELSYNPDGSKTVGDNALSRDYITEYSYGVAESFNLIAPRIFGGSNNEALGTDSQMYEFMIGQGVPEGQAKDFVSGMPTYWGDQPIVAAPAYIGAVVFFLAILALFIDERKIKYVFLSGATVALLLSWGKNFPLLTDFFIDYIPLYNKFRAVSSIQVILELCFPVLAIMGLQSFFKLEKEHRWKALWQSGAVGLGLILILFFCKGMFSFSGGSDGYYIENYGPGFVDALKVDRMSLYSADLLRSGFFIFVAAGVLWLFINNKIAQNTAIILVGFLMVSDLFFVDKKYVSSKDFVSGREVEVPFQEKPADTEILKDTSHYRVFEVSGNFSSARTSYFHHSIGGYSAVKPRRIQQLFDYQISKNNMEILNMLNVKYIIQTDKEGKEFPTLNPKANGNAWFVTDIKLVNKVNNEMKTLDNLDTKRAAVFNIHLYESKFKNVRLKRNLDASGTINLDIYKPNYLKYTAKTKNEGLAVFSEIYYENGWNAYIDGEKTDHFPVDYVLRALVVPEGEHTIEFKFEPQVVKTGSTIALVSSIGMLLLLIGGIYFERKKQ from the coding sequence TTGAAAATAATAAATAAGTTTTATCCGCACGCCCTTGCCATTTTTGGTTTTGTACTCATTTCTCTAATTTATTTTTATCCTGTTTTACAAGGAAAGCAAATTTTTCAATCCGATATTGCCCAATACACCGGTATGGCAAAGGAACAAAACGATTTCAGAGCTTCGGATCATACAGAGCCCTACTGGACAAATAGTGCTTTTGGAGGAATGCCTACTTATCAATTAGGGGCAAAATACCCGCACGATTATATTGGGATGCTTGATGATGCTTTGCGTTTTTTACCACGCCCTGCTGATTATTTATTTTTATACTTCTTAGGTTTTTATGGTTTATTATTGGTATTGAAAATAGATCCATTGAAAGCTTTTTTTGGAGCATTAGCCTTTGGGTTTTCCACTTATTTGATAATTATACTTGGTGTAGGACATAATGCAAAGGCACACGCTATTGCTTATATGCCTCTTGTTATTGCAGGTGTTATTCTTGTTTTTCAAAAAAGATACATACTGGGAGGATTATTGACTCTATTTGCATCGGCATTAGAAATTAATGCTAATCACTTTCAAATGACTTACTACCTTCTTATCTTTTTATTGATATTGGCAGGTTATTTTATTTATTTGGAAATAAAAAACAAAGAATATAAATCACTCTTAAACACTTTTGGTGTTTTTGCAGTTGCCGGGATTTTTGCTATTGGTTCGAATGCTACTAATTTATTGGCCACAGCCGAATATACGGATTTTAGTACCCGTGGAAAAAACGAATTAAGTTATAATCCTGATGGTTCAAAGACTGTTGGAGACAACGCGTTATCTCGAGATTATATCACGGAATACAGTTATGGAGTTGCCGAAAGTTTCAATTTGATTGCGCCTAGAATTTTTGGGGGTTCTAATAATGAAGCATTGGGAACTGACAGTCAGATGTATGAGTTTATGATAGGTCAAGGCGTACCGGAAGGTCAGGCAAAGGATTTTGTATCAGGAATGCCTACTTATTGGGGAGATCAGCCTATTGTGGCTGCACCTGCTTATATAGGAGCGGTGGTTTTCTTTTTGGCAATTTTGGCTTTATTTATTGATGAAAGAAAGATTAAATATGTATTTCTTTCTGGAGCTACTGTAGCTTTGCTATTATCTTGGGGAAAAAATTTCCCGCTATTAACCGACTTTTTTATCGATTATATTCCGTTATACAATAAGTTTAGGGCGGTTTCCTCCATTCAGGTAATTTTAGAACTGTGTTTTCCTGTTCTTGCTATTATGGGATTGCAATCCTTTTTTAAATTGGAAAAGGAACATAGATGGAAAGCTTTGTGGCAATCAGGAGCTGTAGGACTGGGACTTATTTTAATTTTGTTTTTCTGTAAAGGAATGTTTAGTTTCTCTGGAGGTAGTGATGGCTACTATATTGAAAACTACGGCCCAGGTTTTGTAGACGCATTGAAAGTTGATAGAATGAGCTTGTATAGCGCTGATTTATTGCGTTCTGGATTCTTTATTTTTGTTGCTGCAGGTGTTTTATGGTTGTTTATAAATAATAAAATAGCGCAAAATACAGCCATCATTCTGGTAGGATTTTTAATGGTTTCTGATTTGTTTTTCGTAGATAAAAAATATGTATCCTCAAAGGATTTTGTTAGCGGAAGAGAAGTTGAAGTTCCATTTCAAGAAAAACCTGCTGACACTGAGATTCTAAAAGACACTTCACATTACCGTGTTTTTGAAGTAAGCGGAAACTTTTCAAGTGCAAGAACGTCTTATTTTCATCATTCAATAGGTGGTTATAGTGCGGTAAAACCAAGAAGAATACAGCAATTATTCGATTATCAGATTTCTAAAAACAATATGGAAATTTTGAATATGTTGAATGTAAAATATATTATTCAAACTGATAAAGAAGGTAAAGAATTTCCAACATTGAATCCTAAAGCGAATGGAAATGCCTGGTTTGTTACTGATATTAAATTGGTTAACAAAGTCAATAACGAAATGAAAACGCTGGATAATCTAGATACTAAAAGGGCGGCTGTTTTCAATATTCATTTATACGAATCTAAATTTAAGAATGTTCGTTTAAAAAGAAATTTAGATGCGTCAGGAACAATCAATTTAGATATTTACAAGCCTAATTATTTAAAATACACTGCAAAAACTAAAAATGAGGGATTGGCCGTTTTTTCTGAAATCTATTATGAAAATGGCTGGAATGCTTATATAGATGGTGAAAAAACAGATCATTTTCCTGTTGATTATGTATTAAGAGCTCTAGTTGTACCAGAAGGAGAACATACTATTGAATTCAAGTTTGAACCTCAAGTAGTAAAAACTGGAAGTACAATTGCACTTGTGAGCTCTATAGGGATGTTACTTTTATTAATAGGCGGAATTTATTTCGAAAGAAAAAAACAATAG
- a CDS encoding glycosyltransferase family 4 protein has translation MESKKLLIITYYWPPAGGPGVQRWLKFVKYLPDFGVQPIVYIPENPTYPIVDENLVREVSDKAIILKRNIFEPYQLASFFSKNKTKKISSGIIPNQRKQSFLDKTFLWIRGNLFIPDARVFWVKPSVSYLEKYIKENNIDTIVTSGPPHSLHLIGLQLKQKTNVKWFADFRDPWTTIGYHKSLRLSNYAAKKHKKLEHQVLNAADTIIVTSKTTKTEFQAITSKPIAVITNGYDVENVEKQTLDSKFSLAHIGSFLSERNPKILWESLVELINENPDFKSHLEIKLIGAVSQEVLETIAGFGLNSFLNNLGYVSHSEAIAHQKKSQVLLLIEIDSEDTKSIIPGKLFEYMVSERPIIAIGPKDSDFADIIMQTNTGVFFDYSEKEKLKETILDYYKQFSEGKLKSNAIGLQKYSRKNLTEQLSKLITYNS, from the coding sequence TTGGAATCAAAGAAACTTTTAATAATAACCTATTATTGGCCACCCGCAGGAGGTCCAGGAGTGCAGCGTTGGTTAAAATTCGTTAAATATTTACCGGATTTTGGGGTGCAACCCATTGTTTATATTCCGGAGAACCCAACGTATCCCATTGTGGATGAAAATTTGGTTAGGGAAGTTTCGGACAAGGCGATTATTTTGAAACGAAATATATTCGAACCGTATCAGTTGGCTTCGTTTTTTTCGAAAAACAAAACAAAAAAAATCAGTTCTGGTATTATCCCAAACCAAAGGAAACAATCTTTCTTAGACAAAACCTTTCTTTGGATTCGAGGCAATCTTTTTATTCCAGATGCACGGGTTTTTTGGGTGAAGCCTTCTGTTTCATACTTGGAGAAATACATTAAGGAAAATAATATTGACACTATAGTTACCTCAGGGCCACCACATAGTTTGCATCTTATAGGGTTGCAATTAAAACAAAAAACGAATGTGAAATGGTTTGCTGATTTTAGGGATCCTTGGACGACTATAGGCTATCATAAATCATTGCGTTTGTCTAATTATGCTGCCAAGAAGCATAAAAAATTAGAACATCAAGTTTTAAACGCTGCCGATACCATTATTGTCACTAGTAAAACAACAAAAACCGAATTCCAAGCCATTACAAGCAAGCCTATTGCTGTAATCACTAACGGCTATGATGTGGAAAATGTTGAAAAGCAAACGTTGGATTCCAAATTCAGTTTGGCGCACATTGGTTCGTTTCTATCGGAGAGAAATCCTAAAATCTTGTGGGAGAGTTTAGTGGAACTAATTAATGAAAATCCGGATTTTAAAAGTCATTTGGAAATTAAATTAATTGGTGCGGTAAGCCAAGAAGTATTAGAAACAATAGCAGGATTTGGGTTAAATTCTTTTCTGAATAATCTAGGTTATGTTTCCCATTCGGAAGCAATAGCTCATCAAAAAAAATCTCAGGTTTTGTTGCTTATCGAAATTGATTCTGAAGACACTAAAAGCATTATTCCGGGTAAATTATTCGAATATATGGTTTCTGAAAGACCAATTATTGCAATAGGTCCTAAAGATTCGGATTTCGCGGATATTATAATGCAAACGAATACGGGTGTGTTTTTTGATTATTCTGAAAAAGAAAAGCTAAAAGAAACTATTTTAGACTATTACAAACAATTTTCAGAAGGTAAGTTGAAGTCTAATGCCATTGGATTGCAAAAGTATTCTAGAAAAAACCTGACCGAGCAACTATCAAAACTTATAACATATAACTCATAA